In Nostoc sp. CENA543, a single genomic region encodes these proteins:
- a CDS encoding CTP synthase, which produces MTKFIFVTGGVVSSIGKGIVAASLGRLLKSRDYSVSILKLDPYINVDPGTMSPFQHGEVFVTQDGAETDLDLGHYERFTDTLMSRLNSVTTGSIYQAVITRERRGDYNGGTVQVIPHITNEIKERILLVAKETNPSVVITEIGGTVGDIESLPFLEAIRQLRKEVGRQNVLYMHVTLVPYINSAGEMKTKPTQHSVKELRSIGIQPDILVCRSDRPIPMGLKQKMSEFCDVPVQCVVTSLDANSIYEVPLILEREGLAQQALELLQMEQRQPNLEQWQTMVERLYSPKHPVEIAIVGKYVRLSDAYLSVVEALRHAAFATHGDLRLRWVNSEDLENQPAEKYLAGVDGVLVPGGFGTRGVDGKIAAIKYARDRQIPFLGLCLGMQCAVIEWARNVADLAGANSAEFDPSTQYPVINLLPDQQDVVDLGGTMRLGVYRCQILPNSLASKLYQAEVIRERHRHRYEFNNAYRQLLLDSGYVISGTSPDGRLVEIVELPQHPFFIACQFHPEFQSRPSNPHPLFQGFMQAAIARNHPTTSIQTPVEVS; this is translated from the coding sequence ATGACTAAGTTTATCTTTGTAACTGGAGGGGTAGTTTCCAGTATTGGCAAAGGCATTGTAGCAGCAAGTCTAGGCCGTTTACTCAAATCACGAGATTATTCGGTGTCGATTTTGAAACTCGACCCTTATATTAATGTTGACCCAGGAACTATGAGTCCTTTTCAACATGGGGAAGTGTTTGTTACCCAAGATGGTGCAGAAACTGACCTAGATTTGGGACATTATGAACGCTTTACCGACACTTTGATGTCACGGCTAAACAGCGTTACCACCGGCTCCATCTATCAAGCAGTGATTACCAGAGAACGCCGGGGCGACTACAATGGCGGTACAGTACAGGTAATTCCCCACATTACTAATGAAATCAAAGAACGGATTTTGTTAGTGGCAAAAGAAACAAATCCGTCCGTAGTCATTACAGAAATTGGCGGTACTGTTGGTGATATTGAATCTCTGCCATTTTTGGAAGCTATACGTCAATTACGCAAAGAGGTAGGACGGCAAAATGTGCTGTATATGCACGTCACCTTAGTACCTTACATTAATTCGGCTGGGGAAATGAAAACCAAGCCGACACAGCACTCAGTCAAGGAACTCAGATCAATTGGCATTCAACCAGATATTTTAGTCTGCCGGAGCGATCGCCCCATCCCAATGGGACTAAAACAAAAAATGTCAGAGTTCTGTGATGTCCCTGTTCAGTGTGTCGTTACTTCCCTAGATGCCAACAGTATCTACGAAGTACCACTGATTTTAGAACGGGAAGGACTGGCACAACAAGCCCTAGAGTTGTTGCAAATGGAACAACGCCAGCCCAATCTAGAACAGTGGCAAACAATGGTAGAACGGTTATACAGTCCTAAACACCCCGTGGAAATCGCCATTGTCGGTAAATATGTCAGATTGAGCGATGCGTATTTATCCGTAGTAGAAGCACTGCGCCATGCAGCCTTTGCCACACATGGAGATTTGCGCCTACGCTGGGTAAACTCCGAAGACTTGGAAAATCAACCTGCCGAAAAATATTTGGCTGGTGTAGATGGTGTGCTTGTACCTGGTGGTTTTGGTACAAGGGGGGTAGATGGCAAAATTGCCGCCATTAAATATGCCCGCGATCGCCAAATTCCTTTCCTCGGTTTATGCTTGGGAATGCAGTGTGCTGTGATTGAATGGGCGAGAAATGTGGCTGATTTAGCTGGTGCTAACAGTGCAGAATTTGATCCCTCCACCCAATACCCAGTCATTAACCTGCTACCAGACCAACAAGATGTTGTAGACTTAGGCGGAACGATGCGCTTGGGAGTCTACCGTTGTCAAATTCTCCCGAATAGTTTGGCTTCCAAGCTTTACCAAGCAGAAGTCATTAGAGAACGCCATCGCCATCGCTACGAATTTAATAACGCATATCGGCAGTTGTTATTAGATTCTGGCTATGTAATCAGTGGAACTTCTCCTGACGGACGCTTAGTAGAGATTGTAGAATTACCGCAACACCCATTTTTTATTGCGTGTCAATTCCACCCGGAATTCCAATCTCGTCCTAGCAACCCCCATCCTTTATTTCAAGGCTTTATGCAGGCTGCGATCGCTCGTAATCATCCCACTACTAGTATCCAAACACCTGTAGAGGTATCTTAA
- a CDS encoding HEAT repeat domain-containing protein, translating into MLKNTRKYPTAILTTLALIGTTTVINTQAIAQTSLTQPPCTEVESQKYIYQLNRDEIGAYDALVACGSKAVRPLINSLARKNENFRIMITAALGEIALQDSSAVPLLKFNDLLTDQSQGVRVMAANILKKMGKDPVPPLMLALQNPDPQIRQKAADSLGKLSIEAKEAIPSLTNALRDPVNTVRASAAYALGEMGSDAKDAIPFLRNAAQDPDHQVSANADQALKKIQYSSLASIFDRPVPDGLINVGTPELKQTALTHVRNNPPVMCRIPVIKSVLKWKCP; encoded by the coding sequence ATGCTGAAAAATACCAGAAAATATCCCACCGCTATCTTGACGACTCTAGCTCTCATCGGGACTACAACCGTTATAAATACTCAAGCGATCGCCCAAACTTCTTTAACTCAGCCTCCATGTACTGAGGTAGAAAGTCAAAAATATATCTATCAACTCAATCGGGATGAGATAGGGGCTTATGATGCACTGGTAGCTTGTGGATCTAAAGCTGTTCGCCCTCTCATCAACTCCCTCGCCAGAAAAAATGAAAATTTCCGCATCATGATTACTGCTGCACTTGGTGAAATTGCTTTGCAAGATTCATCAGCTGTACCCTTGTTAAAGTTTAATGATTTATTAACCGATCAAAGCCAAGGAGTGCGGGTAATGGCTGCCAATATCCTCAAGAAAATGGGTAAAGATCCAGTTCCTCCCCTAATGTTGGCTCTCCAAAATCCAGATCCTCAAATCCGCCAAAAGGCTGCTGATAGTTTAGGAAAACTAAGTATAGAAGCCAAGGAAGCTATTCCATCTCTGACTAACGCGTTGCGAGATCCAGTAAATACCGTTCGTGCTAGTGCAGCTTATGCTTTGGGAGAAATGGGTTCAGATGCAAAAGATGCTATCCCATTTCTGAGGAATGCGGCTCAAGATCCAGATCATCAAGTCAGTGCTAATGCAGATCAGGCTTTGAAAAAGATACAATACTCTAGCTTGGCAAGCATTTTTGATAGACCAGTACCAGATGGCTTGATAAATGTCGGTACACCTGAACTAAAGCAAACAGCCCTGACTCATGTGAGAAACAACCCTCCAGTCATGTGCAGAATCCCAGTAATCAAGTCTGTACTGAAATGGAAATGCCCTTAG
- a CDS encoding Rpn family recombination-promoting nuclease/putative transposase, translating into MKTDSIFYQLFQNFPHIFFELIGASSITGDAYKFISVEIKQTAFRIDGLFLPSLDLADQPIYFVEVQFQTDPRFYSRFFSEIFLYLRQYDVPNDWRGVVLYPQRSLDSGVPIQYRGLLLTEQVQRIYLDELDRKADNSVGISIVQLIVESETTAIASAQQLINKAGQQIDDATLRTKILELIETILIYKFPQMTRQELEAMFGFSELKQTRYYQDVREEAKQEALLAAIPRLLALGLTVEQVAEALDLTVEQVQQATSKQPLETEE; encoded by the coding sequence ATGAAAACCGACTCTATTTTTTATCAACTATTTCAGAACTTTCCCCATATATTCTTTGAATTGATTGGGGCATCATCTATTACAGGTGATGCTTATAAATTCATATCCGTCGAAATTAAGCAAACCGCTTTTCGGATTGATGGTCTATTTTTACCATCTCTTGATTTAGCCGATCAACCTATATATTTTGTGGAAGTTCAGTTTCAAACTGATCCTAGATTTTATTCGCGTTTTTTTAGCGAAATATTCTTGTATTTACGCCAGTATGATGTGCCTAATGATTGGCGGGGCGTTGTGCTGTATCCTCAACGGAGTCTGGATTCAGGAGTACCAATTCAGTATCGTGGTTTGTTACTCACAGAACAAGTACAGCGTATATATTTAGACGAGTTAGATAGGAAAGCAGACAATTCAGTAGGTATTAGTATAGTTCAACTAATTGTAGAGTCAGAAACAACAGCGATCGCATCAGCCCAACAGTTAATTAACAAAGCTGGACAACAAATTGATGATGCAACTTTGAGAACAAAGATTTTAGAATTGATAGAAACGATACTAATATACAAGTTTCCACAAATGACTCGCCAGGAGTTAGAAGCTATGTTTGGATTTAGTGAGTTAAAGCAGACAAGATATTATCAAGATGTTAGGGAAGAGGCAAAGCAGGAAGCGTTATTAGCAGCAATACCTCGATTGTTGGCGTTGGGATTAACGGTGGAGCAGGTTGCTGAAGCTTTAGATTTAACTGTTGAACAAGTACAGCAAGCAACCAGTAAACAACCTCTGGAGACTGAAGAATAA
- a CDS encoding N-acetylmuramoyl-L-alanine amidase has translation MSRGNEVKFIPLLIGLVALNSLITPTVTWAQDKTPNLANSSLEKPLSGIKILLNAGHGGKELGAVGATGLLAKDLNLQVTKLLRDELVRLGAIVVMTREDDRDLSLVERQKIIEQELPAIALTFHYRSLPDDGDAENTRGVSTYWYHPQAHSLATLLHNRLVNDLGRPSYGLYWQNLALTRPHTAPSVLLELGFMSNPDDFEVATNPQEQKKLVKVLAEAITEWFRSK, from the coding sequence ATGAGCAGAGGAAATGAAGTGAAATTCATCCCACTATTGATAGGATTAGTAGCTTTAAATTCTCTGATCACTCCCACTGTGACTTGGGCGCAAGATAAAACTCCAAATCTAGCTAATTCTTCTCTTGAAAAGCCTTTATCTGGAATCAAAATTTTACTCAATGCTGGACATGGTGGTAAAGAATTGGGTGCAGTCGGGGCTACTGGTTTGTTAGCAAAAGACTTGAATTTGCAAGTAACCAAGCTATTGCGAGATGAGTTAGTGCGGCTGGGTGCAATTGTGGTGATGACGAGGGAAGATGATCGAGACTTATCCCTGGTGGAACGTCAGAAAATTATAGAGCAAGAATTACCTGCGATCGCTCTTACTTTTCACTATCGCTCTCTCCCCGATGATGGTGATGCGGAAAACACCAGGGGTGTCAGTACCTATTGGTATCATCCCCAAGCCCATAGCTTGGCTACTTTACTACATAACCGCTTAGTTAATGATTTGGGTAGGCCTTCTTATGGTTTGTATTGGCAAAATTTAGCACTTACACGTCCCCATACTGCACCATCGGTATTATTGGAGTTAGGTTTTATGAGTAACCCTGACGACTTTGAGGTGGCGACAAATCCCCAGGAACAAAAGAAGTTAGTCAAAGTTTTAGCAGAGGCGATTACTGAGTGGTTTAGAAGTAAGTAG
- a CDS encoding N-acetylmuramoyl-L-alanine amidase, with amino-acid sequence MKKILVSVILSCFLTSSVALAQPTPLKVVYPPTNHQTSAEKIFFIGTAPPNGQVLINGKPINRSRDGHFAPSFPLKLGENIFTIRHQNQVIEMKVNRISNQPEIPQGLAFAQGSLTPVADIARLPGELICFSAVAPPNASVSVKLANQTVRLLPQPQQAQLPSNLAALTGQNQPTTQSNAGKYEGCTTLQSDNSFSFLIGNNIISGDFIPDSNQNSVDLGKPEFQLTLNGKTIAQPGNGKVTILSPTQLPVIEVTPEAGVARTGPSTDYSRLTPLPQGTRGTVTGIEGEWLRLDYGGWINSKETRTLPGAISPRAIIRSVGYRRLPGTTEMVFPLQAPVPVSVEQGEQTLSLTLYNTTAQTDIIRLDDDPLISRLDWQQVAPGQVKYTFNLKKRQQWGYKLKYNGTTLVLALRHAPVIKQSRQKPLSGIKILLDPGHGGKESGASGPTGYLEKDVNLIVSKLLQEELVKRGAIVVMTREDDRDVSLPERQAIINRELPAIALSVHYNSLPDNGDAENTQGVGTFWYNTQAHSLAVFMHNYLVQKLGRPSYGVFWNNLALTRPATAPSVLLELGFMSNPNEFEWVTNSQEQKKLAKTLADGITEWFSSVK; translated from the coding sequence GTGAAAAAAATCCTTGTCTCAGTAATCTTAAGCTGCTTTCTCACCTCCTCTGTAGCATTGGCCCAACCAACACCATTAAAAGTTGTTTACCCTCCCACCAATCATCAGACAAGTGCGGAAAAAATCTTTTTTATTGGTACAGCACCACCTAATGGACAAGTTCTCATTAATGGTAAGCCAATAAACCGCAGTCGAGATGGTCACTTTGCACCTAGCTTTCCCTTAAAGTTGGGAGAGAATATTTTTACCATCCGTCACCAAAATCAAGTGATTGAGATGAAAGTGAACAGGATTAGCAACCAGCCGGAAATTCCACAGGGATTAGCTTTTGCTCAAGGTTCTCTCACTCCAGTTGCTGACATCGCCAGACTACCGGGAGAACTAATTTGTTTTAGCGCAGTTGCACCACCTAACGCCAGTGTCTCTGTGAAATTGGCGAATCAGACTGTGAGACTTTTACCTCAACCGCAACAAGCACAACTACCAAGTAATTTGGCTGCTTTGACGGGACAAAACCAACCTACTACCCAGTCTAACGCCGGTAAGTATGAGGGCTGCACCACCCTCCAATCTGATAACTCTTTCTCCTTTCTGATCGGGAATAACATCATTTCTGGTGACTTTATTCCTGATTCAAACCAAAATAGTGTTGATCTGGGTAAACCGGAATTTCAGTTAACTTTAAATGGTAAGACGATCGCTCAACCAGGAAATGGTAAAGTAACAATCCTCTCACCAACGCAGTTACCAGTCATAGAGGTGACACCAGAAGCTGGTGTGGCTCGAACTGGCCCTAGTACAGATTATTCTCGGCTAACTCCATTACCCCAGGGAACAAGGGGAACTGTCACAGGAATAGAGGGTGAATGGTTGCGTTTAGACTATGGTGGCTGGATTAATAGCAAAGAAACCAGGACTTTACCAGGAGCTATTTCGCCACGCGCAATCATTCGCAGTGTGGGATATCGGAGACTTCCCGGTACAACAGAGATGGTTTTCCCTCTACAAGCTCCTGTCCCTGTGAGTGTAGAGCAAGGTGAGCAAACTTTGAGCCTCACACTCTACAACACCACTGCCCAAACTGATATTATTCGCCTGGATGATGACCCCTTAATTTCTCGCCTAGATTGGCAGCAGGTAGCCCCAGGACAGGTAAAATACACCTTTAACCTCAAAAAACGTCAACAATGGGGATACAAGCTGAAATATAACGGTACAACCCTGGTTTTGGCTTTGCGTCATGCGCCTGTTATCAAGCAGAGTAGGCAAAAGCCCCTATCTGGTATCAAGATTTTACTAGATCCTGGTCACGGTGGTAAAGAATCTGGTGCATCTGGGCCGACTGGATATTTAGAAAAAGATGTGAATTTGATTGTATCTAAGTTGTTGCAGGAGGAATTAGTTAAGCGCGGTGCAATTGTGGTGATGACGAGGGAAGATGATCGGGATGTGTCTTTACCAGAGCGTCAAGCAATTATCAATCGAGAATTACCTGCGATCGCCCTTTCTGTTCATTACAATTCTCTTCCGGATAATGGTGATGCGGAAAATACACAGGGTGTTGGTACGTTTTGGTATAATACTCAAGCTCACAGTTTAGCTGTGTTCATGCACAATTATTTAGTACAGAAACTCGGCAGACCTTCCTACGGTGTATTTTGGAATAACTTAGCACTCACACGCCCAGCCACCGCCCCCTCAGTATTATTAGAGTTGGGTTTTATGAGTAACCCCAATGAATTTGAGTGGGTGACAAATTCCCAAGAACAGAAAAAGTTAGCCAAAACTTTAGCAGATGGGATCACTGAATGGTTTAGCAGCGTTAAATAG
- a CDS encoding pentapeptide repeat-containing protein, with protein MVNEFKNANLRGKDFRGKNFTGVDFSHADIRGANFSNAILVDANFSYTKAGLPIFYAISYVILSLIVSLLAGLIAAYAGAIIGDLLSGNANIPSAFGVISTVILLILFITILWQGLGLLLATLAEVLAACSIIVLALLPENDVGNSSAVAVVLVILAMAGAIVGVVNMALALAIARVMILPGIVSSTGLMAVLGAVLGALLGVRSQVSAYLMAGVVGLVAIAIGMYVGWQAIIGNQKYLLIRSLAISIVSQGGTSFRGANLTDTNFTQANLKSVDFRQATLTRTCWLQTKNLAQARLESTYLENPKLRQLVVTKEGREQNFDRLNLRELNLENANLQDASFIGTDLSEANLQNANLAGAKLAQAQLYQTILNQACLTGAYIQNWGISTDTQLAEIKCDYIYMQLPTKDDPDPCRKPDNRREIFQTGDFAEFIAPIIKTLNLYQTQNIDPRQVANKFKTLDLFHYEGIDPTAAAIAVTQLAENHPEAGLEIVALEGRGKDKIRLQAIVANDANRSELYQEYFQKYTEIQSLTYSDLQALLLGIKEKEERIQSLEKLLENAIHQPKFYVETYQNQGEIFMSQSKGNVNISGSQGNISGISAVGENSAMTGVAIGAISGSVSNTINQLPASSEPDKPGIKELLTELQTAIEADNNLGEEDKAEALEQVKAIAEAGQKPEDGGMQKTAKTALKFLKGTIADLPATATLVEACSKLLPLITKFFGLP; from the coding sequence ATGGTAAATGAGTTTAAAAATGCTAATTTAAGGGGTAAAGACTTCCGGGGAAAAAATTTCACTGGAGTCGATTTCAGTCATGCTGATATTCGTGGTGCGAACTTTAGTAATGCTATTCTTGTCGATGCCAACTTTAGCTATACGAAAGCTGGGTTGCCAATTTTTTATGCTATCAGTTATGTTATTTTATCATTAATTGTATCTTTGTTAGCTGGATTAATAGCTGCTTATGCTGGAGCGATTATTGGGGATTTGTTAAGCGGTAATGCTAATATTCCTTCTGCTTTTGGGGTAATATCAACAGTTATTTTATTAATTTTATTTATTACTATTCTCTGGCAAGGTTTAGGTTTACTACTAGCAACATTAGCGGAAGTATTAGCTGCTTGCTCAATCATTGTATTAGCATTGTTGCCCGAAAATGACGTAGGGAATTCTTCAGCAGTTGCAGTAGTGCTAGTGATCCTAGCTATGGCTGGCGCAATTGTTGGTGTTGTGAATATGGCTTTAGCTTTAGCCATAGCCAGAGTCATGATTTTGCCTGGAATTGTAAGTTCAACTGGATTAATGGCTGTCTTGGGTGCTGTCTTGGGTGCATTATTGGGAGTGCGATCACAAGTTTCAGCATACCTGATGGCTGGGGTAGTTGGTTTAGTGGCGATCGCCATCGGTATGTACGTAGGTTGGCAAGCCATAATTGGAAACCAGAAATACTTGCTCATTCGCTCTTTGGCTATTAGCATTGTTTCCCAAGGTGGAACTAGCTTTCGTGGTGCGAATTTAACGGATACGAACTTTACCCAAGCTAACCTCAAAAGTGTAGATTTCCGCCAAGCTACCCTCACCCGTACTTGTTGGTTGCAAACAAAAAATCTAGCTCAAGCGCGTTTAGAAAGTACATATTTAGAAAACCCCAAATTACGGCAATTAGTTGTTACCAAAGAAGGGAGAGAACAAAATTTTGATCGCTTAAATTTGAGAGAATTAAATCTGGAAAATGCTAACTTACAAGATGCTAGTTTTATCGGGACGGATTTGAGCGAAGCTAACTTACAAAATGCTAATTTAGCAGGGGCAAAACTTGCTCAAGCACAGCTATATCAAACTATTCTTAATCAAGCTTGTCTCACAGGAGCTTATATTCAAAATTGGGGGATTTCTACTGATACTCAACTAGCAGAAATCAAATGTGATTACATATATATGCAGTTACCAACCAAGGATGATCCCGATCCTTGTCGCAAACCCGATAATCGTCGGGAAATTTTTCAAACAGGGGACTTTGCCGAATTTATTGCCCCAATTATCAAAACACTCAACCTATACCAAACACAAAATATTGATCCGCGACAAGTAGCTAATAAATTCAAAACTCTGGATTTATTCCATTATGAAGGCATTGATCCCACGGCTGCTGCGATCGCTGTTACTCAATTAGCAGAAAATCATCCAGAAGCTGGATTAGAAATTGTGGCTTTAGAAGGCAGAGGTAAAGACAAGATTCGCCTGCAAGCTATAGTTGCTAATGATGCCAATCGTTCAGAACTTTATCAAGAATATTTTCAAAAATATACTGAAATTCAGTCTTTAACGTATAGTGATTTACAAGCATTACTTTTAGGTATTAAAGAAAAAGAAGAACGGATTCAAAGTTTAGAAAAACTGCTAGAAAATGCCATACATCAACCCAAATTTTATGTAGAAACATATCAAAATCAAGGAGAAATTTTTATGTCACAAAGCAAAGGAAATGTCAATATTAGTGGTTCTCAAGGTAATATCAGTGGGATTTCTGCCGTGGGTGAAAATTCTGCAATGACAGGCGTTGCCATTGGTGCAATTAGTGGCAGTGTGAGCAATACTATTAATCAGTTACCCGCATCTTCTGAACCAGATAAACCAGGAATCAAAGAACTACTAACTGAACTACAAACTGCTATTGAAGCTGATAATAATTTAGGGGAAGAAGACAAAGCAGAAGCTTTAGAACAGGTAAAAGCAATTGCAGAAGCAGGACAAAAACCAGAAGATGGAGGAATGCAAAAAACAGCAAAAACGGCTCTGAAATTTTTGAAAGGTACAATTGCTGACTTACCTGCAACAGCAACTTTAGTGGAAGCCTGTAGTAAATTGTTGCCTTTGATTACTAAATTCTTCGGCTTACCATAA
- a CDS encoding DUF2085 domain-containing protein, translating into MVRVALTRELQINWVSFIADFMLVGMVFGPPIAPFLAASGVWLLGGIADIIYFMGNHVCPQPDMGLDLAPPFIMAVCMRCYGTVTGLLITRLLYAVTGGSGFYWLSQYGWNGAALASVLMMAYPLELAAQIFGLWDFNNYLVTPFGLITGLAWGLFMMPFLHSWQRDYTNKLSS; encoded by the coding sequence ATGGTAAGAGTCGCTTTAACAAGAGAGTTGCAAATTAACTGGGTGAGTTTCATCGCTGACTTTATGTTAGTGGGAATGGTTTTCGGCCCTCCTATTGCTCCTTTTTTGGCTGCGTCTGGAGTTTGGTTACTTGGCGGTATTGCGGACATCATTTATTTCATGGGTAATCATGTCTGTCCGCAACCAGATATGGGCTTAGATTTAGCACCCCCATTTATCATGGCTGTGTGTATGCGCTGTTATGGTACTGTCACAGGATTACTCATCACCCGTTTGCTATATGCTGTAACTGGTGGTAGCGGATTTTATTGGCTCAGTCAATACGGTTGGAATGGTGCGGCGTTAGCTAGTGTATTAATGATGGCGTATCCTCTGGAATTAGCAGCGCAAATTTTTGGCTTGTGGGATTTTAATAATTATTTAGTTACGCCCTTTGGGTTAATTACAGGTTTAGCTTGGGGTTTGTTCATGATGCCATTTTTACATAGTTGGCAGCGTGATTACACCAACAAATTATCCTCATGA
- a CDS encoding HEAT repeat domain-containing protein — protein MTNRQAIAQTSLTQPQCSEVEMQQHIQQLNKGASADFDALVACDSKSVPALLKAMKTRDQNLRIIIIAALGEIGLRGSSAIPSLKLHDLLNGKNKEVRLMAANALKKIGQDPIPVLILALQNSDSQIRQQAAYNLGQLSTEAKDAIPHLINALKDPDKNVRFKAAYALEEIATLAEDAIPSLRNALKDPDISVRRHVSSILRKIRWHCYQRCYYSRPTRLREETSIYRANHPLAMCRIPVIRSVLKWKCS, from the coding sequence GTGACCAATCGCCAGGCGATCGCCCAAACTTCATTAACTCAGCCTCAATGTAGTGAGGTAGAAATGCAACAGCATATCCAGCAACTAAATAAAGGCGCATCTGCTGATTTTGATGCACTGGTGGCGTGCGACTCAAAATCAGTTCCAGCTTTGCTCAAAGCCATGAAAACTCGTGATCAAAACCTCCGCATTATCATCATTGCCGCACTGGGTGAAATTGGTTTACGAGGCTCATCAGCAATACCATCATTAAAGCTGCATGATTTATTAAACGGTAAAAACAAAGAAGTACGGTTAATGGCGGCGAATGCTCTCAAAAAAATTGGTCAAGATCCTATTCCTGTTTTAATTTTGGCTCTGCAAAATTCAGACTCTCAAATCCGCCAACAAGCTGCTTATAATTTAGGACAACTGAGTACAGAAGCCAAAGATGCCATTCCGCATTTAATCAATGCACTGAAAGACCCAGATAAAAACGTCCGTTTCAAAGCAGCCTATGCACTGGAAGAAATAGCAACACTAGCAGAAGATGCTATTCCATCTCTGAGGAATGCACTAAAAGACCCAGATATTTCTGTCCGTCGTCATGTATCGTCTATTCTCAGAAAGATCCGGTGGCATTGTTATCAACGCTGTTATTATTCTCGTCCAACAAGGCTTCGGGAAGAAACCTCAATTTATCGAGCAAATCACCCTTTGGCTATGTGCAGAATCCCAGTAATCAGGTCGGTCTTAAAATGGAAATGCTCGTAA